A window of the Arachis duranensis cultivar V14167 chromosome 5, aradu.V14167.gnm2.J7QH, whole genome shotgun sequence genome harbors these coding sequences:
- the LOC107487421 gene encoding putative pentatricopeptide repeat-containing protein At5g65820 — translation MQRFSRKTLPFFKKVNFFQLPLTNSLTVIGQKNTLSQLFSTSFEVCSPHSPPLNHKSSEFDNSSSCISSASSKNHFGLIHLQCSPEKDVNDQSYDEFASDVEKVYRILRKYHSRVPKLELALKESGIVVRPGLTERILNRCGDAGNLAYRFYAWASKQSDYQHSQEVYKAMIKVLGKMRQFGAVWALIDEMRQENPMLISPQMFVILMRKFASARMVQKAIEVLDEMPNYGCEPDEYVFGCLLDALCKNGSIKEAASLFEDMRYRFPPTIKHFTSLLYGWCREGKLMEAKHVLVQMKDAGIEPDIVVYNNLLSGYALAAKMGDAYDLLKEMRRIGCGPNATSYTILIQSLCKHERLEEGMRLFVEMQRNGCDVDAITYTTLISGFCKWGKVERGYELLDRMIQQGHVPNQLTYHHLMFAHEKKEELEECMELVNEMHKIGCTPDLNIYNTVIRLACKLGEIKEGVWIWNEMEASGLSPGIDTFVIMINGFLEQGCQIEACEHFKEMVGRGLFTTPQYGTLKELMNFLLRAQKLELAKDTWNCITSTKGCELNVGAWTIWIHALFSKGHVKEACSFCIDMLDQGLMPQPDTFAKLMRGLRKLYNRQFAVEITEKVRKMAADQKISFKMYKRRGERDLKEKAKEKKDGRKRRARQRHWGGSRQKSSTL, via the coding sequence ATGCAGAGATTTTCGAGAAAAACATTGCCTTTCTtcaaaaaagttaattttttccAACTTCCCTTGACAAATTCATTAACAGTTATTGGACAGAAAAATACACTATCCCAGCTGTTTTCTACTAGTTTTGAGGTGTGTTCACCACATTCACCACCACTCAATCATAAGTCCTCAGAATTTGATAATAGTAGCAGCTGCATCAGCAGTGCCTCATCAAAAAACCATTTTGGCCTTATTCACCTTCAATGTAGTCCAGAAAAGGATGTAAATGACCAAAGCTACGATGAGTTTGCTTCTGATGTGGAAAAAGTTTATAGAATATTGAGAAAATATCATTCTAGGGTTCCCAAATTGGAGCTTGCTTTGAAAGAATCTGGAATTGTTGTGAGGCCTGGATTAACTGAGCGCATCTTGAATCGATGTGGCGATGCCGGGAATTTGGCATATAGATTCTATGCATGGGCTTCTAAGCAGTCCGATTATCAACATAGTCAAGAAGTTTACAAAGCTATGATTAAGGTTTTGGGCAAAATGCGGCAATTTGGAGCTGTTTGGGCACTAATTGATGAAATGAGGCAAGAGAATCCTATGTTAATTTCTCCACAGATGTTTGTTATTCTAATGAGGAAGTTTGCTTCTGCAAGGATGGTTCAGAAGGCTATTGAAGTATTAGATGAAATGCCCAATTACGGATGTGAGCCTGATGAATATGTTTTCGGGTGTTTGTTGGATGCATTGTGCAAGAATGGTAGCATTAAGGAAGCCGCTTCGCTTTTTGAGGACATGAGATATCGATTTCCTCCAACCATCAAACATTTCACTTCCTTGTTGTATGGTTGGTGTAGAGAAGGGAAACTTATGGAAGCAAAACATGTGTTGGTGCAAATGAAGGATGCAGGCATTGAACCGGATATCGTTGTTTATAACAATTTGCTTAGTGGTTATGCTCTAGCTGCGAAAATGGGGGATGCTTATGATCTTTTGAAGGAGATGAGAAGGATAGGTTGTGGACCGAATGCAACCTCGTACACAATTTTGATCCAATCACTATGCAAACATGAAAGATTGGAGGAGGGAATGCGGTTATTTGTTGAGATGCAGAGAAATGGCTGTGATGTGGATGCCATAACCTATACAACATTGATTAGTGGGTTTTGCAAGTGGGGAAAAGTTGAAAGAGGTTATGAGCTTTTGGATCGGATGATACAACAAGGCCATGTGCCAAATCAGCTGACTTATCATCATCTCATGTTTGCCCATGAAAAGAAGGAAGAACTGGAGGAGTGTATGGAACTGGTGAATGAGATGCACAAGATTGGTTGCACTCCTGACCTTAACATCTACAATACGGTTATTAGGTTGGCTTGCAAGTTGGGAGAGATCAAGGAAGGTGTTTGGATTTGGAATGAAATGGAAGCAAGTGGGCTTAGTCCAGGCATTGACACCTTTGTCATAATGATTAATGGCTTTCTTGAGCAAGGTTGTCAGATTGAAGCTTGTGAACATTTCAAGGAGATGGTTGGCAGAGGGCTTTTTACCACCCCTCAGTACGGTACATTGAAGGAGTTGATGAATTTCCTTTTAAGAGCTCAAAAGCTTGAACTGGCTAAAGATACTTGGAATTGTATCACATCTACCAAAGGGTGTGAATTGAATGTGGGTGCATGGACAATATGGATTCATGCACTCTTTTCAAAGGGACATGTAAAGGAAGCTTGTTCATTCTGCATAGACATGTTGGATCAGGGGTTAATGCCACAGCCGGATACTTTTGCCAAGCTAATGCGCGGTCTGCGGAAACTATATAACAGACAATTTGCGGTAGAGATCACTGAAAAGGTGAGGAAAATGGCTGCTGATCAGAAGATCAGTTTCAAGATGTACAAGCGGAGAGGAGAGAGGGACTTGAAAGAAAAAGCGAAGGAGAAAAAGGATGGGAGGAAGAGGAGGGCTAGGCAACGCCATTGGGGTGGAAGCCGGCAGAAATCTAGCACATTATAA